From the Desulfomicrobium macestii genome, one window contains:
- a CDS encoding DNA recombination protein RmuC, whose product MHEILLYAPIALPALTILLLLAIMLRTSKNTLLLGARLEAVEKSMERTERILHDEITRNRDETGRLLLEQRREVIAAFKELGGGLMHRVSDAGCAQARQLDTLAQNFASFAASNLTQLDSLGQQASANSKALREEILATLNGISETSTRTVGDLGQTQKKQLDAMVAAIASLSETNAAKLETVRSTVETKLHMLQTDNARQLETMRQTVDEKLQGTLEKRLGESFKQVSERLEQVHKGLGEMQSLATGVGDLKKVLTNVKTRGTWGEVQLGALLEQVLSAEQYAKNVATKGGAERVEFAIRLPGQDSEAPVLLPIDAKFPIEDYQRLLEAQERGDVEALETAGKQLEIRVKACARDIRDKYVSPPHTTDFGILFLPIEGLFAEVIRRPGLSESIQRDFRIVIAGPTTLWSILNSLQMGFRTLAIQKRSSEVWNLLGAVKTEWGKYGEILDAVQKKIHQASETIEKAKVRTRVIGRKLQSVQEMPIADSAVLLSLPVEIEEEDEEVSATTN is encoded by the coding sequence ATGCACGAAATTCTCCTCTACGCCCCCATCGCGCTCCCCGCTCTGACCATCCTCCTGCTGCTGGCCATCATGCTGCGCACTTCAAAAAACACCCTGCTCCTTGGCGCGCGCCTGGAAGCGGTCGAGAAATCCATGGAGAGGACCGAGCGGATTCTGCACGACGAGATCACCCGGAACCGGGATGAAACCGGACGCCTCCTGCTTGAGCAGCGCCGCGAGGTCATCGCCGCATTCAAGGAACTGGGCGGCGGCCTCATGCACAGGGTCTCCGACGCCGGCTGCGCGCAAGCAAGACAGCTGGACACGCTCGCGCAGAATTTCGCATCCTTCGCCGCCTCCAACCTGACTCAGCTGGACAGCCTCGGGCAGCAGGCTTCGGCCAACTCCAAGGCCCTGAGGGAGGAGATACTGGCCACCCTGAACGGCATTTCAGAGACTTCAACCAGGACCGTCGGCGACCTGGGGCAAACGCAGAAAAAGCAGCTCGACGCCATGGTCGCCGCCATCGCAAGCCTCTCGGAGACCAACGCCGCCAAGCTTGAAACGGTCCGCAGCACCGTGGAGACAAAGCTGCACATGCTCCAGACCGACAACGCCAGGCAACTCGAAACCATGCGCCAGACCGTCGACGAGAAGCTTCAGGGCACCCTGGAAAAACGGCTGGGCGAATCCTTCAAGCAGGTCAGCGAGCGCCTCGAACAGGTCCACAAGGGCCTCGGGGAGATGCAGTCCCTGGCCACGGGCGTTGGCGATCTGAAAAAAGTCCTGACCAACGTGAAGACGCGCGGAACCTGGGGCGAGGTGCAGCTCGGTGCCCTTTTGGAGCAGGTCCTGAGCGCCGAGCAGTATGCAAAAAACGTCGCCACGAAAGGAGGCGCGGAGCGGGTGGAATTCGCGATCAGGCTGCCGGGCCAGGACAGTGAGGCGCCCGTGCTGCTGCCCATCGACGCGAAATTTCCCATCGAGGACTACCAGCGCCTGCTCGAAGCCCAGGAGCGCGGCGACGTGGAGGCCCTGGAAACGGCAGGAAAACAACTGGAGATCCGGGTCAAGGCCTGCGCCAGGGACATCCGCGACAAATACGTAAGCCCGCCGCACACGACGGATTTCGGAATCCTGTTCCTGCCCATCGAGGGCCTTTTCGCCGAGGTCATCCGAAGGCCGGGCCTGAGCGAGAGCATTCAGCGCGATTTTCGGATCGTCATCGCCGGACCCACGACCCTGTGGTCCATCCTGAACAGCCTGCAGATGGGTTTTCGTACCCTGGCCATCCAGAAACGCTCCAGCGAAGTCTGGAATCTGCTCGGAGCCGTCAAGACCGAGTGGGGCAAGTACGGCGAGATTCTGGATGCGGTGCAGAAAAAGATCCACCAGGCATCCGAGACCATCGAGAAGGCCAAGGTCAGAACGCGGGTCATCGGCCGCAAGCTGCAAAGCGTCCAGGAGATGCCCATTGCCGACTCAGCGGTCCTTCTTTCATTGCCTGTCGAGATTGAAGAGGAAGACGAGGAAGTGTCCGCGACCACGAACTGA